From Coccinella septempunctata chromosome 4, icCocSept1.1, whole genome shotgun sequence, a single genomic window includes:
- the LOC123312512 gene encoding uncharacterized protein LOC123312512, whose translation MYGLKCSKLNNARYEKFLATYNTNNPKVFMKKVVSYDSSNLPPCKRELHQQLLRTAYITNIWRNCNLKEPTILSPENNGWNLIDSRYEFNWFEGNTVPSSIYDILLQRPADTATAQSTETEECISDEENIVEESDDDENSDSEISDDAEENEC comes from the exons ATGTATGGTTTGAAATGTTCAAAGTTAAATAATGCACGTTATGAAAAGTTCCTTGCTACGTACAACACAAATAATCCTAAAGTGTTTATGAAAAAAGTAGTAAGCTATGATTCATCGAATTTACCACCCTGCAAACGTGAactacatcaacaattattgagaACTGCCTACATTACAAATATATGGCGAAATTGTAATTTAAAAGAACCAACAATTCTTTCACCTGAAAATAACGGTTGGAACTTAATTGATAGTCGTTACGAATTTAATTGGTTTGAGGGGAATACGGTTCCATCTTCTATATACGACATACTTTTACAAAGACCTGCTGATACTGCCACAGCACAATCGACTGAAACTGAGGAATGCATTTCAG aTGAGGAAAACATTGTTGAAGAATCAGATGATGATGAAAACAGTGATAGCGAAATTTCGGATGATgctgaagaaaatgaatgttAA